GCCAATTGAGTTAGGACTCAAAAATATTAATTATTCATCAGATGTTGATGCTATGAGTGGATTTACACTTTTTCCTAGTGCATATACCGGACTCAAATTCGAAAGTGAAGAGCTACGGTTGAAGTTCCACTCAGACAAAGAGAATCAGTTACTAATAAAGAATCCATGTTGGGAGTATGAAGAAGAAGTTAGACTATTACTTCATCAACCAAGTCGGTGGGTTGATGGTGAGTCCGAGTTTTCACCGTTTCAAAGGGTTTTTCATTATGACTCAAGTCAGTTAGTTGGGGTTATATTTGGTGCAAGCATGTCGAATGTAGACAAGGCCAATATCAAAGAAATCCTTGATATGAAGCTGGATTCAAGAAGAATATCAGAGCGTAAAGGTAAGCAATACATATTTGATTTTCTTTATCAGCAAGCTTCTATCTGCCCTAGTTCTCGGAAAATTCAAATCCAGAATCTAGAGTTAGTTTCGCATGGGGCTAGGTACACGCCTCAAAGCTCTAACTTTAATGAACACTATATAAAGTGGTTGTTGGGTGCAGGAATGACATATGAGGACGGTACAATGTCTTATGGCTCAATAAAATAATACAAAAAATGAAGAGACAGGCATTTCAAGAGCGCTTTTAGGAGAAATAATGAACAAGCATATGGAACATTCATCTTTTCGTGAAAAGCTCATCGAACATTTGCTTGTTGGCGAATTACTTAAGTTGTCTTGGATAAAAGATGACTGCGCGTTAGAAGTTGCGAAACCAGATGTCGACAACAGCGGCTACGATATAGTTCTCGAAGTACACAAGGCTATCAGGCATGTGCAACTCAAAGCATCATATATTGGTGGAAAAACAAGTCGGCAAAAGATACACACAAAGTTAATGGATAAGCAGTCAGGATGCGTTATTTGGGTGTATTTTGATGAAAACACGTTGAAGTTAGGTCCATTTTTGTTTTTTGGCGATTCAGCAGGGAAGCCGCTTCCAAGCATAGATACCGCTAAAGTCGCAAAACACGCTAAAGGTGATCAATATGGAAACAAAACTGAAAGACCTAACATTAGAGAGCTCAATAAGGGTCAGTTCCAGAAAATTGAAACCATAGAACTCTTATATGACAAACTATTTAAGCTTGAAGCCTAACAAGCAAGGACAAGTGTCGTGTAGCCAACACTTCTTCTGGGTGTTGTAAAAATGAAGAGACAGGCACCTCAAAAGCGAGTAAAGGGAATAACGGAAAAGCCTTAATTGCTAGCCGCTAGTATTTTGTGGAGTGTCACACTGCTCAAGAACTCCTCAGCTATTTCAGCCATAGGTATGCATTGCGACGCGGAGCATCGCAACGAGTCGTTAGGGTGGTACTGATTGATTCTGAGTTGAGTGAAATAAAGCATATAAAGAGACAGACACTTCAAGGGCGTTTCAATGTTGATCTGGAATAGCAGAGATTTTTGGCACTAATTTATGTACAGCTTTAATACTAAATTTACTGGCACTAATGCAGAACTAATTAGCTTTAAAGAGTTTAAGTTGGCGATATACAGCCTGAAAAATGCTGGCTTACTTTCTGTTGAGGAAATTTCGGGTTACGAATACCCGAAGAACTACTATAAAGCCAAAGTAAAAGATTCATCTGGCAGTTTTAGCATTTATGCAAATTGCTACACTGGTGAAGTTGGTTTCGGTGAAATCACTAATAACTCGCGGAATTTCGTTGAACGAGCAGAGTTAGCGCAACAACTGGGAAAGCAATATACCGTACTCGGGCCAGACATCTTAGCTAGCCCGGTTACAGAGTGTTGTTTTTCAGACTTAGACGCTTCGGTAAAGAAAGAAGTTAAAAACTGGCTCCCTGAAACTATAGGTGGCTTACTATTTTGCTGGTATTTTGATTAACGGTTTGTGCCGGTATTCAGGTATTTCGAGGATAGACACCACAAAGTTAGTGCAATAAAAAAGGGGCCATAAGGCCCCAAAGGATGGATAGTTCCAGGAACTCTGGCGCTCCTGGAAACAGAGGGTAATAGGTTAGATCTTAGCGATCTCTGCCAGGAACTCAGCTTGTTCAGAGTTCTTACGGTAGAACACGGCTGGCTGGCCGATTGGTGCGTCTACTTCAATCCAGCCACCGGTAAAGGTTGCGCCGCTCCATACGTGAACCCATTCATCTTCCGGCAGGTAAACGCGCTTAACGGTTTCGCCTTGGTTGTATACAGGTGCAACCAGCAAGTCGCGGCCAAACAGATACTGGAACTTAATCTCGTAAGACTCACTGTCCTGCTCGTAGTGCATAAACAGCGGACGCTGAATTGGCATACCTTTTTCAGAGTTCTCTTTAGAAGCTGCTTTGATGTACGGCTTCAGATGCTTGAAGATCTTAGTCATACGAGCCAGATGAGCCAGTGTTTCGCCATCGGTGTCGAACTGGTGGTTGTCACCCGGACGGTTACCTTCGTGGCTACGCATAATTGGGGTAAATGCCGCCATTTCTGCCCAGCGCTGGAACAGCTCTTTAGAACGCTTACAGCCGTGCAGGGTTGTGTAACCACCAATATCACTGTGGTGGATACCGTTACCCATCAGGCCGGATGACAGAGCTGCCGGAATAACGGATGCTAAGCCGTCATCGATACACCAGTCTACCAGCTGGTCACCGCCCCAAAGGGTGTGGCAGTAGCCCTGAATGCCTGTGCCGCCTGCGCGCATAAAGAACAGGATATCATCGGTTTTACCCGCTTCTTCGATAGCTTCGTGCTGAACTTTAGCCCAGCGGTATGGCCATTTGTTGTGCTCGATTTCTGCGCTCACGCCATTGCTTAGTGAGCAGTCTGTCGGCAGGTATTCGCCAAAGTCACCCATCCAGCCGTCAAGTCCGAAGTCGATCATATTGGACTTAATTACGCCCTTATACCATTCGCACGCTTCAGGGTTAGTAAAGTCCACAACACCGCAGTAAAACTCACCAAAGTCGACAACGTATTTTGAGCCGTCTTGTTTGGTGGCCAGATAACCTTTGCTTTGTGCTTCTTCGTATAGAGGGAAGTCTTCCAGAACATATGGGTTGATGTAACCAAGGAAGCGTACGCCTTCTTCTTTAAGCTGGTGGATCTTCTTGTCCAGCTCTGGGTATAGATCTTTGTTCCATTGCCAGTCCCACTGAAGGCGCTTACCAAATGAAGTCATCTTGATGCCCTGCCAGTCCTGACACCATGCACCAGCTACTTCTACACCTGCTTCTTTAGCGGCTTTGATCTTATCAAGAGTAATTTCTGTACCGCCCTGAATACCAAGGATAACGCCGTTAGTTACCCAGTCTGGCAGCTCAGGCTGACGTCCGAACAAGCCGGTAATGTTCTCTACCAGCTCAGGGAATGAGTTTTCTGAATCAAGGATCAGATACTCAGGGATGTTCCAGCACTGCAGCTCATGGAACTCTGTATTAGTGAAATCGAAATCTGCATAAGCCGTTGTTTCAAGATGGCAGAAGTATTTCTTATCAGAAACAAACGTCGGCTGAGGATAGTTGGTGTTGTAGTAATCGCCGCCGGCTTTGTCTTTAGTATCTGCCAGCCAGGTAACATAAGAGTTTTTGTTACGCCCTACACCCGGCTCAGAAGACCATAGCGGGAAGTTTTTACCACGCAGGTTGAAGTAAGTTAACTGCTCACCACAACCGTACACTTTCTCTTCTTCCGTTGCGGTAATTCTTAACCAGAAGCGGTTGTACTTTTTGTCCAGTGCCGCGAATTCTGCTTTAAGGCGTGATTCTGCCGTTTCAGATACGGTCATCTGAATAGCCGCTTCACCGTCAAACAGGAAGGTAATCACAGTGCTTTGGCCGTTTTCTTCTACGCGGAAATGACGCATAGGTAAACGTTCAGTCACGTAATCGGTAATGTTGAAATTACCACGATACATATCGTAGTTTGCTTCACCAACACCTAAGAATAGGGCTGGTTGCTCTACAGAATGAGTAAATACGGTTTTTTCTTTATGTTTAATGACTAAAGATTTTTCGTTGTAGGATATGTCCATTATTGGCTCCGGAAAATAGGAAACTAATACTAATTCGCTTATTTAATTCCTGTTACTTATTGTAACTAAAATATTGCTCTAACTGTCTTTCGATCTTTGTCATCGAGCCTCTTTGTCAAAGGGAAATACCGATAAACAAACCCTCTGTGCCATGGATGGCACGGTGGAGCCCCACGGATGGGTTTATGCGTGTTTGTGTTCGGTGTTTTCCAGCGTGACTCAGATTTAGGGTTTAAATAAAAAAACTAAATGTATTTTAAATTAAATAGTTATAGGTAAAGGTTATAAATAAAGGGGAGAAAAACTCCCCTTAAATATATTCAGAACTTTCTGCCACCGCCTGTGACGGTGGAGAAATCTAACCAGTACGGGTTTGATTAATTAAACTGTACTTTGTAGTCAGAATCGATTTTCGCTTCACAAGTCTTGATCTCTTTCTGGAAGCGCTCTAACCACTGCTTACCTTCTGCACCAGAGTTAGCAAGGAAGTAGTCACGTACAGGTCCTGCTGATTTCTGGAATTCTGCTTTTTCTGCATCAGTTGGGTTATAGATGTTACCGCCCGCTTTCTTGAACTCTTCGTAAGCTGTGTATTCACGGTGCTTAGGATAAGAACGCAGGTACTGGTTCTGAGCACTGATACCGTCGATAAGTACGCGTTTCAGGTCATCAGGCATAGACTTGAATTTCTTATCGTTGAATACCCATGCGCCACCCATGTAGGCGTGTCCGTCAAGAACCATGTAGTCCAGGCTTTCCTGGAAACGGTTCTGTACGATATCTACGATACCGTTCTTAGTACCATCAACAACACCAGTAGACAGTGCTGTGTATACTTCAGGCCATGCGATAGGAGTCGGAGAACCACCTAGCTCTTTAACCAGCTCCTGCTGAATTTTTGCAGGAACAGTACGCAGTTTCAGACCCTGAACGTCAGCCGGAGATTTAACCTGCTTCTTCGTGGTCGCGATGTTACGCCAGCCACCAGAGTTAGATACCATCATCAGACGTGAGTTAGGGGCTTTTTTCAGAACGTTTTGACGCACGTCACCAAGGAACTCTTCGTTATCGTATACACACTCTGCTACACGGTCATTTGGCAGCATGTATGGCAGGTCAAATGAACCGATTGGCTGCCAGTAGTTTGCCAGTTCAGCAATCGTTGTCTGGAAGTAATCGAACATACCTGCCTGAATACCGGCTAGACACTCTTTTGCGTTGCTACATAGCTGACCAGATGGATAGATATCAACTTCAATAGCACCGTTAGAACGTGACTCAACGTAGTTCTTGAACACCAACAGTGACTGGTGGTTGTAGCTATCAAGGTTAGATACGTGTGGTACGGTCAGTTTAAAGTCGGCCGCGTTAGCCGCGCCGGATGCTAAAATTGCTGTTGTTGCTAATCCAAGTAGTGTTTTCTTCATGTTATGTTCCTTAACAGTACATTTTTAAATAGTTATTAATGCTTCACGTAAATTAATTGAGTTCTACATAACCCCAAGTAGCTGCGGTAAACCGATAACCAGCGATGGGAAGAATGAGATTAAGAAGATGATTAGGAACTCCATTGCAAGGAACGGAATAATCGCCTTCGAAATTTGCTGTAGTGGTACTCCGGATACACCTGAGGCAACGAAAAGTACCAGCCCCATTGGTGGTGTCGCTAACCCGATAGACAGGTTACATACCATCACCACACCGAAGTGTACTGGGTCGATTCCTGCTGCAATCATAATTGGGGCAATGATTGGAGCGAAGATAAGGATTGCAGGTCCCGCATCAAGGAACATACCCACAACGAACAGGAATATGTTGATGATAAAGAACAGCATATAAGGGTTGTCTGTTACGCCGTTAAAGAAGGCAGCAACGCTGTTTGAGATACCTGAGAAGCTGATTGCAGAGGCAAAACCACTGGCCGCAGCAACGATAATAAGAATCGCAGCAGCATTAACGGCAACTTTAGAGAACAGTGCGTAAGTTGCCTTGATATCACTGACTTTAAGGATGTAGACAGAAAGAATGATGGCGTAAAGCACAGCTACAGCAGCCGCTTCAGTTGGTGTGAAGATACCACCATAGATACCACCCAGAATGATAACCGGAGTCATCAGCGGCAGGATAGCCATCTTAAAGCTCTTACGACGCTCTTCTTTACTTGCTCTCTCAAATGGTTGTACGTCAGGGTACTTACGGATCTGAATACGGTTTACCAACATCAGGCCCAGGCAGAAAATAAGTCCCGGTACGATACCTGATAAGAACATTGCTGCTACAGATGTGTTCATTACGAACGCATAGATCAGCATGATACCTGATGGCGGGATAATGGTACCAAGTACCGTTGCTGCCGCTGTCAGAGCTGCCGCATACGCTTTGTTGTACTTATACTTGGTCATTTCAGGGATCAGCATATTACCGATTGCTGATGTCGCGGCTACCGCTGAGCCGGTAAGGGCACCAAACAAGGTAGAGGCGATAATAACAACATGACCTAGGCCGCCGCGCAGATGCTGTACACGAGTCTGAGCGAAAGAGATGATACGAGGTGTAATGCCACCGCTGGACATACACTCACCCGCCAGCATAAAGAAAGGCAGAGCAAGTAGCAGGAAGTTATCCAGACCAGAGTAGAGTCTCTGGTACAGCATATTGATAAACAGAACCTGA
This is a stretch of genomic DNA from Vibrio sp. SCSIO 43137. It encodes these proteins:
- a CDS encoding DUF2971 domain-containing protein codes for the protein MHIYRYRSSGLLTIKELMYDELYFASQAELNDPVDMLANFKFFSGEQEIWQKTVLQLTGNEKVAELAATYLDSICTISYQELLSSYEKYGQAMITYIAASLGARENFSTILVALYNNLQKLLEVYRPNTGYSVSFAKANDEMLMWSHYASSHKGCCFIFRPVNNAIHQCHIRSRDSIEVTKNFSCGMPIELGLKNINYSSDVDAMSGFTLFPSAYTGLKFESEELRLKFHSDKENQLLIKNPCWEYEEEVRLLLHQPSRWVDGESEFSPFQRVFHYDSSQLVGVIFGASMSNVDKANIKEILDMKLDSRRISERKGKQYIFDFLYQQASICPSSRKIQIQNLELVSHGARYTPQSSNFNEHYIKWLLGAGMTYEDGTMSYGSIK
- a CDS encoding alpha-glucosidase, whose amino-acid sequence is MDISYNEKSLVIKHKEKTVFTHSVEQPALFLGVGEANYDMYRGNFNITDYVTERLPMRHFRVEENGQSTVITFLFDGEAAIQMTVSETAESRLKAEFAALDKKYNRFWLRITATEEEKVYGCGEQLTYFNLRGKNFPLWSSEPGVGRNKNSYVTWLADTKDKAGGDYYNTNYPQPTFVSDKKYFCHLETTAYADFDFTNTEFHELQCWNIPEYLILDSENSFPELVENITGLFGRQPELPDWVTNGVILGIQGGTEITLDKIKAAKEAGVEVAGAWCQDWQGIKMTSFGKRLQWDWQWNKDLYPELDKKIHQLKEEGVRFLGYINPYVLEDFPLYEEAQSKGYLATKQDGSKYVVDFGEFYCGVVDFTNPEACEWYKGVIKSNMIDFGLDGWMGDFGEYLPTDCSLSNGVSAEIEHNKWPYRWAKVQHEAIEEAGKTDDILFFMRAGGTGIQGYCHTLWGGDQLVDWCIDDGLASVIPAALSSGLMGNGIHHSDIGGYTTLHGCKRSKELFQRWAEMAAFTPIMRSHEGNRPGDNHQFDTDGETLAHLARMTKIFKHLKPYIKAASKENSEKGMPIQRPLFMHYEQDSESYEIKFQYLFGRDLLVAPVYNQGETVKRVYLPEDEWVHVWSGATFTGGWIEVDAPIGQPAVFYRKNSEQAEFLAEIAKI
- a CDS encoding TRAP transporter substrate-binding protein → MKKTLLGLATTAILASGAANAADFKLTVPHVSNLDSYNHQSLLVFKNYVESRSNGAIEVDIYPSGQLCSNAKECLAGIQAGMFDYFQTTIAELANYWQPIGSFDLPYMLPNDRVAECVYDNEEFLGDVRQNVLKKAPNSRLMMVSNSGGWRNIATTKKQVKSPADVQGLKLRTVPAKIQQELVKELGGSPTPIAWPEVYTALSTGVVDGTKNGIVDIVQNRFQESLDYMVLDGHAYMGGAWVFNDKKFKSMPDDLKRVLIDGISAQNQYLRSYPKHREYTAYEEFKKAGGNIYNPTDAEKAEFQKSAGPVRDYFLANSGAEGKQWLERFQKEIKTCEAKIDSDYKVQFN
- a CDS encoding TRAP transporter large permease; amino-acid sequence: MISPIFLFYFMTFLIIGVPVLFALGLSPIITFIQDDQVLFINMLYQRLYSGLDNFLLLALPFFMLAGECMSSGGITPRIISFAQTRVQHLRGGLGHVVIIASTLFGALTGSAVAATSAIGNMLIPEMTKYKYNKAYAAALTAAATVLGTIIPPSGIMLIYAFVMNTSVAAMFLSGIVPGLIFCLGLMLVNRIQIRKYPDVQPFERASKEERRKSFKMAILPLMTPVIILGGIYGGIFTPTEAAAVAVLYAIILSVYILKVSDIKATYALFSKVAVNAAAILIIVAAASGFASAISFSGISNSVAAFFNGVTDNPYMLFFIINIFLFVVGMFLDAGPAILIFAPIIAPIMIAAGIDPVHFGVVMVCNLSIGLATPPMGLVLFVASGVSGVPLQQISKAIIPFLAMEFLIIFLISFFPSLVIGLPQLLGVM